Proteins encoded within one genomic window of Cryomorphaceae bacterium 1068:
- a CDS encoding sigma 54-interacting transcriptional regulator, with the protein MSKSRAKTLAELKATGYEPKNIKDEIRENLIEKLKTGEPVFEGVLGYEKTVFPEVERAILSRHNINFLGLRGQAKTRMARQLVQLLDEYIPIVKGSVIHDDPLRPISNYSKDIIEKQGDETLIDWVHRDERYTEKLATPDVTVADLIGDVDPIKAANLKLDYADERVIHFGLIPRSHRGIFVINELPDLQPRIQVALFNILQEGDIQIRGFKLRLPLDVMFVFTANPEDYTNRGAIITPLKDRIQSQILTHYPKDIEISASITKQEAKLTDEQKKTVEIPDLVAKIIEQLAVEARNSEYVDQKSGVSARLTISAYENIASAVERRILINGEAKGRARIGDLLGILPSITGKVELVYEGEQEGAKNVAFSLMGKAIRSLFAQYFPDPELAKRRKNEPNPYEKVIGWFGKNDLELEADFTEKEYKAKLNEIPDLDKISAKYNPNVNEEDKLLLMEFILHGLAEYSMLSKNVMEEGLSFSDLFSSVFSMDDYDEQDNI; encoded by the coding sequence ATGTCAAAAAGCCGCGCCAAAACCTTGGCCGAATTAAAAGCCACGGGATACGAGCCCAAAAACATTAAGGATGAGATCAGGGAAAATCTGATCGAAAAACTCAAGACGGGAGAGCCCGTTTTTGAAGGTGTCCTTGGTTACGAAAAAACGGTATTCCCCGAAGTTGAAAGGGCCATTTTATCGAGGCATAACATAAATTTCCTCGGTCTTCGCGGTCAAGCGAAAACGCGCATGGCAAGACAGCTCGTGCAGCTTTTGGACGAATACATCCCAATCGTTAAAGGCTCCGTAATTCACGATGATCCATTGCGACCCATTTCCAACTATTCGAAAGATATTATCGAGAAGCAAGGTGATGAAACGCTTATTGACTGGGTACATCGCGATGAGCGCTACACTGAGAAATTGGCAACACCCGACGTTACAGTCGCCGATCTGATTGGTGACGTTGACCCTATCAAAGCTGCTAATCTCAAATTGGATTATGCTGATGAGCGTGTGATTCACTTCGGGTTGATCCCCAGATCACATCGCGGAATATTCGTCATTAACGAATTACCTGATTTGCAACCCAGAATTCAAGTGGCTCTTTTCAATATTTTGCAAGAAGGAGATATTCAAATCCGAGGGTTTAAATTGAGATTGCCTTTGGACGTGATGTTTGTGTTTACGGCCAATCCGGAAGACTATACAAACCGTGGTGCTATTATCACACCGCTGAAGGATAGAATTCAGAGCCAGATATTGACGCACTATCCCAAGGACATTGAGATCTCAGCTTCCATCACTAAGCAAGAGGCGAAGCTAACCGACGAGCAGAAGAAAACCGTCGAAATCCCAGACCTGGTTGCAAAAATTATTGAGCAGTTGGCCGTAGAAGCTAGGAATAGCGAATATGTAGATCAAAAAAGTGGTGTATCAGCAAGACTCACCATCTCGGCTTACGAGAACATTGCCAGCGCTGTGGAAAGAAGGATTTTGATCAATGGCGAGGCAAAGGGTCGAGCACGAATTGGTGACCTATTAGGCATTCTACCTTCTATTACCGGAAAGGTCGAGTTGGTATATGAAGGCGAACAGGAAGGAGCAAAAAATGTGGCGTTCAGCCTTATGGGAAAAGCCATCCGCAGTCTCTTTGCACAATATTTCCCCGACCCTGAATTGGCCAAGCGCCGAAAAAACGAACCGAATCCCTACGAAAAGGTAATCGGATGGTTTGGCAAAAACGACTTGGAACTTGAGGCCGATTTTACTGAAAAGGAATACAAGGCCAAGTTGAATGAAATTCCTGACTTGGATAAGATATCGGCAAAGTATAATCCGAATGTGAACGAAGAAGATAAACTCTTGCTCATGGAATTCATTCTACATGGATTAGCTGAATATTCGATGCTTAGCAAAAACGTAATGGAAGAAGGGCTTTCGTTTTCCGACTTGTTCAGTAGCGTATTCAGCATGGACGATTACGACGAGCAAGACAATATTTGA
- a CDS encoding CPBP family intramembrane metalloprotease, which produces MKRRLIGLAWVTLLGFPLIGWLLLYFFRDEPLQLIFRSSSSIPLQVVIGLISGTLLGLAAKWLITRPFLNQVGIKYGRIIQNFGISTAGIWFVSFCAGFGEELLFRGAIQPLIGIWVTAFVFVAIHGYLDPRDWKISVYGIFMTLAIAALGYLTEYFGIWTAATAHMMIDVVLFYYLTRLKIQPENIYQVDSHEF; this is translated from the coding sequence ATGAAACGCCGATTGATAGGTCTAGCTTGGGTCACACTTTTGGGTTTCCCACTGATAGGCTGGCTCTTGCTATACTTTTTTCGCGATGAACCTTTACAACTCATTTTCAGAAGTTCATCGTCGATTCCATTGCAAGTTGTTATTGGTCTCATCTCGGGCACTCTTCTTGGCTTAGCCGCAAAGTGGCTTATCACCAGGCCCTTTCTAAACCAAGTCGGGATCAAGTACGGCCGGATTATCCAAAATTTTGGTATTTCAACAGCGGGTATTTGGTTCGTCTCATTCTGTGCCGGTTTTGGAGAGGAACTCCTTTTTAGAGGAGCCATTCAGCCATTAATCGGAATTTGGGTCACAGCCTTTGTTTTTGTTGCGATACATGGATACCTCGATCCGAGAGATTGGAAGATCTCAGTTTATGGAATATTCATGACGTTAGCCATTGCAGCTCTTGGTTATCTCACCGAATACTTTGGAATATGGACTGCTGCGACCGCTCATATGATGATAGATGTAGTGTTGTTTTATTACCTTACTCGGTTGAAGATTCAACCCGAAAATATTTACCAAGTTGATTCACATGAATTCTAA
- a CDS encoding DUF2807 domain-containing protein, with protein MRKVVIISLLLITASCGKENRWDCFKSYGDKTTETRTLGEFDSVFLESNIDVEYHYSTDYLIEVVFGDNIIEHIKTDVEDGELKISNETTCNWVRDLSKRPLAKIYAPTLAYMENRCSGDITFVDTLYSDEFIYEQWESNGVANFLVENDLTIVKMHVGYCDVTISGNTGQAEFYSASVGRLRARNLISPITLSNNTSIQDMELYAADYLYAEINLNGDIRYAGEPEEIDENISGSGMLSPL; from the coding sequence ATGAGAAAAGTCGTCATCATATCGCTATTGTTAATCACTGCTAGTTGTGGCAAGGAAAATCGCTGGGATTGCTTCAAGTCTTATGGAGATAAAACAACCGAGACTCGGACTCTTGGTGAATTTGACTCAGTTTTTCTAGAGAGCAATATTGATGTAGAATACCACTATTCAACCGATTATCTAATAGAAGTTGTTTTTGGTGATAATATCATTGAACACATCAAAACCGATGTAGAGGATGGTGAGTTGAAAATTTCGAACGAGACAACTTGCAATTGGGTAAGAGACTTGAGCAAGCGTCCGCTTGCCAAAATCTACGCCCCTACCCTTGCATACATGGAAAACAGATGCTCCGGTGACATTACATTCGTGGACACGCTGTACTCAGATGAATTCATTTACGAGCAATGGGAAAGCAACGGAGTGGCGAATTTCTTGGTAGAAAATGATCTAACCATTGTTAAAATGCACGTGGGATACTGTGACGTAACGATAAGTGGAAACACAGGCCAAGCCGAGTTTTACTCTGCCTCTGTAGGAAGACTTAGAGCGCGCAATTTAATTAGCCCTATAACGCTCAGTAACAATACTTCTATTCAAGACATGGAGCTCTATGCGGCTGATTACCTGTACGCGGAGATTAATCTTAATGGTGACATAAGGTACGCCGGAGAACCAGAGGAGATTGATGAAAACATCTCGGGCTCCGGAATGCTTTCACCTCTCTGA
- a CDS encoding membrane or secreted protein, whose translation MKLVFLTVGLLALAFAGIAIKILVKKDGQFAGTCASNNPLVQQEGASCGVCGARPEEQCRKDD comes from the coding sequence ATTAAGCTCGTATTTCTTACTGTAGGACTTTTAGCCTTAGCTTTTGCAGGAATTGCTATCAAAATTCTGGTTAAAAAAGACGGACAATTTGCCGGAACTTGCGCGAGCAACAACCCTCTTGTACAGCAAGAAGGAGCTTCATGTGGTGTGTGCGGCGCACGCCCCGAAGAGCAGTGCCGAAAAGACGATTAA
- the mazG gene encoding nucleoside triphosphate pyrophosphohydrolase: MEEKLKAFERLLTIMDELREKCPWDRKQTMESLRHLSIEEMYELSDAIIDGDLEEVKKELGDLMLHMVFYSKIGSEKGAFDVADVLNGVCEKLIHRHPHIYGDVEVKDEEEVKANWEKLKLKEGKKSVLEGVPKSLPSLVKAGRIQDKARGVGFDWDNADQVWEKVQEEIQELKVEVDQKTDRIESEFGDVLFSLINYARFLDVNPDDALERANRKFISRFQYLEVESAKDGKSMGDMTLEEMDVYWDRAKDLEKTS; the protein is encoded by the coding sequence ATGGAAGAAAAATTGAAAGCTTTTGAGCGTTTACTGACCATCATGGATGAGTTGCGAGAGAAATGTCCTTGGGACCGAAAGCAAACCATGGAATCGCTCAGACACTTGAGTATAGAAGAGATGTATGAGTTATCGGATGCGATAATTGATGGCGATCTTGAGGAGGTTAAGAAGGAGTTGGGAGACTTGATGCTCCACATGGTTTTTTACTCCAAGATTGGAAGCGAAAAGGGAGCATTTGATGTAGCTGACGTCCTTAATGGCGTGTGTGAAAAGCTGATTCACCGGCATCCGCATATATACGGCGACGTTGAGGTAAAGGACGAGGAAGAGGTGAAAGCCAATTGGGAAAAACTCAAATTGAAAGAAGGAAAGAAATCGGTTTTAGAAGGAGTGCCAAAATCGCTTCCTTCTTTGGTGAAAGCAGGGAGAATTCAAGATAAAGCGCGTGGCGTTGGGTTTGATTGGGACAATGCCGATCAGGTTTGGGAGAAGGTTCAGGAAGAAATTCAAGAACTGAAAGTAGAGGTAGATCAAAAAACCGATCGCATCGAAAGTGAGTTCGGAGACGTGCTTTTTTCCCTGATCAATTATGCGCGCTTTTTGGATGTAAATCCTGACGACGCCTTAGAACGAGCCAATAGAAAATTCATCAGCAGGTTTCAATATCTGGAAGTAGAATCGGCCAAAGATGGGAAGAGTATGGGCGACATGACGCTTGAAGAAATGGATGTTTATTGGGACCGGGCAAAGGATTTGGAAAAGACCTCATAA
- a CDS encoding acyloxyacyl hydrolase: MKAITFGVVARLALFFLLITFSTQAQQTSWDIEATALAGVLLPHHEDMLYLRDGHVLGGEISLTKRTDGSKDWHHRYFFPRWGFSVNGYDLGSQYMGNGYAGRVFFDLPMTEKRNFFLKLSIGAGWIEKPFEADENTRNSAIGSHLNAALGLEAHFNLKLGEKWAFRPGIGIHHYSNGASKMPNSGINLGLIRMAFMYQFAPQPLPELKIPEYTPTKANLIVGVSGGMKEIKPIGGKKYGVINVFGIYQKRISGKSSFGGELGVNYNESLQYANDQADQDNPDSKDNFRPYIAGIYQLHFDPLSIRLSLGGYIAPRYTDDGLIFLRYHLVYDLDRVQFFAGLKSHYAKADNIEIGLAYRLK, translated from the coding sequence TTGAAAGCTATTACATTTGGCGTCGTGGCAAGACTTGCACTCTTTTTTCTGTTAATCACATTCTCTACACAAGCCCAACAGACTTCGTGGGATATTGAGGCTACTGCTCTTGCCGGGGTTCTATTGCCACATCACGAGGATATGCTCTACCTTAGGGATGGACACGTTCTTGGTGGAGAAATAAGCTTGACCAAAAGAACGGACGGTAGTAAAGATTGGCACCATCGCTATTTTTTTCCTCGATGGGGATTTAGTGTAAACGGCTACGATCTCGGATCTCAATACATGGGAAATGGCTATGCGGGAAGGGTTTTCTTCGATCTCCCTATGACGGAAAAGAGAAATTTCTTTTTGAAATTATCTATCGGTGCGGGCTGGATCGAAAAGCCATTTGAAGCTGATGAAAACACGCGAAATTCAGCGATAGGTTCTCATCTCAATGCGGCCCTCGGACTTGAGGCTCATTTCAATTTGAAGCTCGGCGAAAAATGGGCGTTCAGACCAGGCATTGGCATTCACCACTATTCGAATGGGGCCTCGAAAATGCCAAATTCAGGAATAAACCTTGGCTTGATACGAATGGCATTTATGTATCAGTTTGCCCCTCAGCCTTTACCCGAATTGAAAATACCCGAGTATACACCAACAAAAGCAAACTTAATCGTCGGCGTATCCGGAGGCATGAAAGAGATTAAGCCGATCGGTGGAAAGAAATACGGCGTCATCAATGTTTTCGGAATTTACCAAAAGCGGATATCCGGTAAATCTTCATTTGGAGGTGAGCTTGGGGTAAATTACAATGAGAGTCTGCAATACGCTAATGACCAGGCAGATCAGGACAATCCGGATTCAAAGGATAATTTCAGACCTTACATTGCGGGAATCTACCAACTGCATTTTGATCCACTGTCGATAAGATTGAGTTTGGGTGGCTACATTGCGCCGCGCTATACCGATGACGGACTCATCTTTCTGCGGTATCACTTGGTTTATGATCTTGATCGAGTACAATTCTTTGCGGGATTGAAATCGCATTACGCGAAAGCGGATAATATCGAAATAGGACTAGCCTATAGACTGAAATGA
- a CDS encoding polysaccharide biosynthesis tyrosine autokinase: protein MAEKKTNIIDTDDLLVVLKFLSKNILILLVVPVLAGIGAYIYAHRLPDEYGAKTQILLGSGTGTEYQSQIYRNLTGYGSGVSQITNQIRVLQSHDLISRTLEKLDFQVSYYIVGRVKTTEIPNIDAFDVDIKLVESDGALFGVPFDVRILNKEEFVLIFEKNGEQIERQHKFNEDIIESDYLLRLDRNSLLSDETFDQLKNNDYRFVVNSKNFLISKYKSNLRIGNEENTSILVISMRDELELKAKTFLDSLSETYIDYTIQSQIDLNKNTLDYIDRQLSGITGILDSIETNLESYKEQQDILDLSREQAQFFEKLLGFESEKRQINMKLESLESLENYLISSKENTKILPPALYITEDEFLQGSLRELYNLEVQKSQATFDYKDGSPGSDRAAETMQNLRSNILIYINNLRSAMADRMKDVKKEISYYENLLRRLPESQRELLNIERNLDVNEKMFIYLLEKKANTVIARAAIVPEVSIIEIGRGVGIVGPEKDRIVYYALAIGLFIALVIAFVRMVFFDRIQNTRELKQISHLPILGGVPGTDVGVDERLVVSTNTRSNVAEAFRSIRTNLQYFSDAPGSRLMLVTSLHPGEGKTFCSVNIAAIIASAHKRVLLLDFDMHKPKVHRSLGLLNERGLSTYIVSKNTKDEIIQHTKLENLDVITAGPIPPNASELVLSPKVEELLNELKKDYDYIIVDTPPLMLISDSMVLMRHVDVGMFVMNTEKATRGGVRHLEEIVEANKLSHTALILNNVKAQRWRSYYSRYAYRYGYGYGYGYGYGRGYGDDQGKD, encoded by the coding sequence ATGGCCGAAAAGAAGACCAACATCATTGATACTGACGACCTGCTGGTAGTCCTTAAGTTTCTTTCAAAGAACATCTTGATCCTTCTCGTCGTTCCCGTTTTAGCGGGAATTGGGGCTTATATCTATGCACATCGTTTGCCCGATGAGTACGGAGCGAAGACGCAGATTTTATTGGGCTCCGGAACGGGTACTGAATACCAAAGTCAGATCTATAGAAACCTGACGGGGTATGGTTCGGGAGTAAGTCAAATTACCAATCAGATCAGAGTCCTGCAGTCTCATGATTTGATTTCGAGGACACTCGAAAAGCTCGACTTTCAAGTCTCTTACTACATCGTAGGTCGGGTAAAAACAACTGAGATTCCCAATATCGACGCCTTTGATGTCGACATTAAATTGGTCGAATCAGACGGTGCTCTGTTTGGTGTTCCTTTCGATGTGCGCATTCTCAATAAAGAGGAATTCGTGCTGATCTTTGAAAAGAATGGTGAGCAGATAGAGCGACAGCATAAATTCAACGAAGACATCATTGAGTCTGATTACCTGCTTCGTCTCGATCGAAATAGTCTTTTAAGTGATGAGACATTCGATCAACTGAAGAACAACGATTACCGATTTGTGGTCAACAGCAAGAACTTTCTGATCAGTAAGTACAAGAGCAACTTGAGGATCGGAAACGAAGAGAATACGAGTATTCTTGTGATCTCCATGCGCGACGAATTGGAGCTGAAAGCAAAGACTTTTCTCGACTCTCTTTCCGAGACTTACATCGATTACACTATTCAGTCTCAAATCGATCTCAACAAAAACACCCTCGATTACATAGATCGTCAGTTGAGCGGTATCACGGGGATTTTGGACTCGATTGAGACCAATCTGGAATCTTACAAAGAGCAGCAAGACATCCTTGATCTTTCGCGAGAGCAGGCTCAGTTTTTTGAAAAACTCCTCGGGTTTGAGTCGGAGAAACGGCAGATCAACATGAAGCTGGAGTCGCTTGAATCGCTGGAAAATTACCTGATCAGTAGTAAGGAGAACACGAAGATTCTTCCACCGGCTTTATACATCACTGAGGATGAATTTCTCCAAGGTTCCTTGAGGGAGCTGTACAATCTGGAAGTACAGAAATCACAGGCTACATTTGATTACAAAGATGGAAGCCCCGGATCGGATCGTGCCGCTGAAACAATGCAAAACCTTCGGTCGAATATTCTGATTTACATCAACAACCTGCGCAGTGCCATGGCCGACCGCATGAAGGATGTGAAAAAGGAGATATCCTACTACGAAAACTTATTGCGAAGATTGCCGGAGTCTCAACGTGAGCTTCTGAATATAGAGAGAAACCTGGACGTAAATGAGAAGATGTTCATTTACCTTCTCGAGAAAAAAGCGAATACGGTGATCGCTCGTGCAGCTATTGTGCCCGAGGTTAGCATCATTGAGATAGGTCGAGGTGTCGGAATCGTTGGTCCTGAGAAGGACCGTATAGTCTACTATGCATTGGCAATTGGATTATTCATAGCATTGGTCATCGCCTTTGTTCGAATGGTTTTCTTCGATCGAATTCAGAACACCCGCGAGCTCAAACAAATTTCTCACCTACCTATTCTTGGTGGCGTGCCGGGCACCGATGTGGGTGTTGATGAACGCTTAGTGGTTTCTACGAATACACGGTCAAATGTGGCGGAGGCCTTTAGGAGTATCCGAACAAATCTCCAGTATTTCAGCGATGCCCCCGGTAGTAGGCTTATGCTTGTTACAAGTCTACATCCGGGTGAGGGAAAAACTTTCTGCTCAGTGAATATCGCAGCCATTATTGCCAGTGCCCACAAGAGAGTTTTGCTCCTGGATTTTGACATGCATAAACCGAAGGTGCATCGATCTCTCGGATTGTTAAATGAGAGAGGTCTATCCACTTACATCGTTTCAAAGAACACCAAGGACGAAATTATCCAACATACAAAATTGGAGAACCTTGACGTGATTACTGCCGGCCCTATTCCCCCCAATGCCTCTGAATTGGTTCTTAGCCCGAAAGTCGAAGAGCTTCTAAATGAATTGAAGAAGGATTACGACTACATCATCGTAGATACTCCTCCGTTGATGTTGATTTCCGATTCGATGGTATTGATGCGCCATGTGGATGTGGGAATGTTTGTTATGAATACCGAGAAAGCGACCCGCGGAGGTGTGCGCCACCTGGAAGAAATCGTTGAGGCGAATAAGTTGAGCCATACCGCTTTGATCTTGAATAATGTGAAAGCACAGCGCTGGAGAAGTTATTATAGCCGATATGCATACCGCTATGGTTATGGTTACGGATATGGCTACGGCTATGGTCGAGGCTATGGCGATGATCAAGGAAAAGACTGA
- a CDS encoding thioredoxin family protein, protein MSVQNITQEDFNAVMESNNKAVVKYYADWCGSCKLIAPKYRRLSDDERFTGISFLEANAEQNEVARKAAGVDNLPFFAIFKDGKFVEGSATSKEDYIVSLLEKLD, encoded by the coding sequence ATGAGCGTACAAAATATCACTCAAGAAGACTTCAATGCTGTAATGGAAAGCAATAATAAGGCAGTCGTAAAATACTATGCCGATTGGTGTGGATCATGCAAATTGATTGCTCCAAAGTATAGAAGGCTTTCTGACGATGAAAGATTTACCGGAATTTCTTTTCTGGAAGCCAATGCCGAGCAGAACGAGGTAGCTCGAAAAGCTGCAGGCGTTGACAACCTTCCGTTTTTCGCCATTTTTAAAGATGGAAAATTCGTTGAAGGTTCTGCTACTTCGAAAGAGGACTATATCGTATCTCTTCTTGAGAAACTAGACTAA
- a CDS encoding MBOAT family protein, translating into MLFNSFQFLVFLVIAFSAYWLFFHRHRALRNSFLLVSSYLFYGWWDYRFLGLIAFSTLADFAVGQAIFKSEQASKRKILLATSLLVNLGLLGYFKYANFFVDSFADFSRSVLGLEPNVSSLAIILPVGISFYTFQTLSYTIDIYRKRLEPTKNLVEFAAFVSFFPQLVAGPIERASNLLPQFKEKKSFRYEDGSEGMRLIVWGLFKKTVIADNCAPYVNEIFSNYQDQPAAVLFMGAVLFAFQIYGDFSGYSDIAIGTARLFGFRLMTNFNYPYFSRDVAEFWRRWHISLSTWFRDYLYIPLGGSRRNMNRTLLNVFIIFVVSGFWHGADWTFIVWGGLHALFIMPVVALGLNRKHLAEERTTIPKITEIAQMGLTFFLVCLAWVFFRAPSVNVAGDYLLGMIQRPQLPENFYFFSPWLLGLIGFMLISEWLGKNHSPERWMEKIPKWGRYAFYLLLFGLWFLFASSEKQEFIYFQF; encoded by the coding sequence ATGCTTTTCAATAGCTTCCAATTTTTAGTATTTCTGGTAATAGCCTTCAGCGCTTATTGGCTATTCTTCCATCGCCACCGTGCCTTGAGAAATAGCTTTTTGTTGGTATCCAGCTATCTTTTCTATGGTTGGTGGGACTACCGGTTTCTTGGTTTGATCGCTTTCAGTACGCTGGCAGATTTCGCGGTTGGACAGGCCATATTCAAGTCTGAGCAGGCCTCTAAACGCAAAATTCTTTTGGCCACGAGCCTACTCGTGAACCTAGGACTATTGGGCTATTTCAAATACGCCAATTTCTTTGTTGACAGCTTTGCAGACTTTAGTCGAAGTGTGCTTGGCTTGGAACCAAATGTGTCAAGTCTTGCGATAATTCTTCCTGTTGGGATCAGCTTCTACACCTTTCAAACGCTGAGCTACACCATTGACATTTATCGAAAACGACTCGAACCGACAAAAAATCTCGTTGAGTTCGCAGCTTTCGTTTCCTTCTTTCCGCAGCTTGTGGCAGGGCCGATCGAAAGAGCATCGAATCTACTGCCTCAATTCAAAGAAAAAAAGAGTTTTCGATACGAAGACGGTAGCGAAGGAATGCGCCTCATCGTCTGGGGGCTTTTCAAAAAAACCGTCATCGCCGACAATTGCGCACCTTATGTCAATGAGATTTTTTCGAACTATCAAGACCAGCCTGCCGCGGTTTTATTCATGGGAGCCGTTCTTTTCGCTTTTCAGATCTACGGCGATTTCTCGGGTTATTCCGATATCGCCATCGGTACCGCACGGCTTTTCGGCTTTCGCCTGATGACGAATTTTAACTACCCTTATTTCTCTAGAGATGTAGCGGAATTCTGGCGGCGGTGGCACATTTCGCTGAGTACCTGGTTTCGTGATTACCTCTACATTCCACTTGGCGGAAGCCGAAGGAACATGAATAGAACCCTGCTGAATGTCTTCATCATTTTTGTAGTGAGTGGATTTTGGCATGGAGCCGATTGGACTTTTATCGTTTGGGGTGGCCTGCATGCACTATTCATTATGCCGGTCGTAGCCTTGGGCCTCAACAGAAAACACTTGGCCGAAGAGCGCACAACCATTCCCAAAATCACCGAAATCGCTCAGATGGGACTCACCTTTTTCTTGGTTTGCCTGGCTTGGGTTTTCTTCCGGGCACCATCTGTTAATGTGGCGGGTGATTACCTCCTTGGAATGATTCAGCGTCCGCAGCTTCCCGAAAATTTTTACTTCTTCTCACCTTGGCTGTTGGGCTTGATCGGATTCATGCTAATCTCAGAGTGGCTGGGGAAAAACCACAGCCCTGAACGGTGGATGGAAAAAATCCCCAAATGGGGCAGGTATGCTTTTTACCTGCTGCTATTTGGCCTTTGGTTTCTCTTTGCGTCTTCCGAAAAACAAGAGTTTATCTACTTCCAGTTTTGA
- a CDS encoding FAD:protein FMN transferase: protein MKYSTLFILSAILLLYSCDSPQTQKVENTDVQLIQGEAQGTTYSIKYSGEVQVEKSQIDSILRQIDLSLSAWVDESVLTEFNGTESILVADDHFLTVFFRGREVHDMTQGAFQPMIMPLVRAWGFGPDGGELNAGENLDSLRDFVNYDFQIIADESSESILFVKYQGHQMDVNGIAQGYSVDVVSDFLESEGIADYMVEIGGEVKAAGKNENEEYWRIGVDKPSSTSQNRRLEAIVTLNNAALATSGSYRKFYEKDGRKYSHTIDPSTGEPVNHNLLSATVMASNCTNADAFATAFMVMGVEETKEFLASHPEMNLEVFLIYDEEGEVITYTSEGLKKALENL, encoded by the coding sequence ATGAAATACTCCACTCTTTTTATTTTATCCGCCATTCTTCTGCTTTATTCCTGCGATAGTCCACAAACTCAAAAGGTGGAAAATACTGATGTCCAATTGATTCAAGGCGAGGCTCAAGGCACTACCTATTCCATTAAATATTCAGGAGAAGTGCAGGTTGAAAAATCGCAGATTGATTCAATTTTGCGTCAAATTGATCTTTCATTATCAGCTTGGGTGGATGAATCTGTATTAACTGAATTCAATGGTACCGAATCCATATTGGTTGCTGACGACCATTTTTTGACTGTCTTCTTCAGAGGAAGAGAAGTTCACGATATGACCCAAGGAGCCTTCCAGCCCATGATCATGCCTTTGGTTAGGGCTTGGGGTTTTGGTCCTGACGGAGGTGAACTGAATGCAGGAGAAAACCTTGACTCGCTTAGGGATTTTGTCAATTACGATTTTCAAATCATCGCCGATGAGAGTTCTGAGAGTATCCTTTTCGTAAAGTATCAGGGACACCAAATGGATGTTAATGGCATCGCTCAAGGCTATTCGGTTGATGTTGTTAGCGATTTCCTTGAAAGTGAAGGTATTGCGGATTATATGGTCGAGATCGGAGGTGAGGTAAAAGCGGCAGGAAAAAACGAGAATGAAGAATACTGGCGAATAGGAGTGGACAAGCCAAGTTCTACTTCGCAAAACCGACGGCTCGAGGCAATCGTAACGTTAAATAATGCGGCATTGGCCACTTCAGGGAGCTATCGAAAATTCTACGAAAAAGATGGGAGGAAGTATTCTCATACCATTGATCCATCAACGGGTGAGCCGGTAAATCACAATTTGCTTAGCGCAACGGTTATGGCATCCAATTGCACGAATGCGGATGCCTTTGCCACAGCGTTCATGGTAATGGGAGTGGAGGAAACCAAGGAGTTCTTGGCTTCACACCCCGAAATGAATCTCGAGGTGTTCTTGATTTATGATGAAGAAGGTGAGGTAATAACTTATACAAGCGAAGGCTTGAAAAAAGCGCTGGAAAATCTTTAA